A single genomic interval of Juglans regia cultivar Chandler chromosome 1, Walnut 2.0, whole genome shotgun sequence harbors:
- the LOC109008925 gene encoding UBP1-associated proteins 1C-like has product MVWFQCEDCGENLKKPKLPNHFRICSASKLSCIDCGQTFGQQSVQGHTQCITEAEKYGPKGQGNASNSLTAKPNKNSKQQPDIDINVGLSERPPWFCSLCNASATSKQALLLHAEGKKHRAKARAFHAAKDPPKQTEESTPDAKLQTGDTQKDEMVANGHAKEPKLPDPPKADIVHNNLESDKGAAPSKKKRKLEGSAKDGSRKKTKDDTSSDLGNGEVIHGEKEEAAETKSPLKDGKLAESSSAKEDTKEKIKWRKLITSALKSNPDGFLKMRKLRKLVLKALRESGITEDESKLIDMLEHKINSSSRFTIEKRYVHLVARD; this is encoded by the exons ATGGTGTGGTTTCAATGCGAGGATTGCGGAGAGAACCTGAAGAAGCCGAAGCTCCCAAATCACTTCAGGATCTGCTCCGCTAGCAAG CTTTCCTGCATTGATTGCGGACAAACTTTCGGGCAGCAGAGCGTTCAGGGCCACACGCAGTGTATCACTGAGGCG GAAAAATATGGTCCAAAGGGTCAAGGGAATGCTTCGAATTCTCTGACTGCCAAGCCCAACAAGAATTCAAAGCAACAACCTGATATTGATATAAATGTTGGACTGTCAGAGCGCCCACCTTGGTTTTGTAG TCTCTGCAATGCCAGTGCTACAAGTAAGCAAGCCCTACTTCTCCATGCTGAAGGAAAGAAGCACAGGGCAAAAGCCCGAGCTTTCCATGCTGCAAAAGACCCACCTAAGCAGACAGAAGAATCCACTCCAGATGCAAAACTTCAGACTGGAGACACTCAAAAGGATGAAATGGTTGCCAATGGACATGCGAAGGAACCAAAACTGCCAGATCCACCTAAGGCTGACATTGTGCACAACAACTTAGAATCAGATAAAGGAGCTGCCCcatcaaagaaaaagagaaaacttGAGGGATCTGCGAAGGATGGTTCAAGGAAAAAGACTAAGGATGATACTTCAAGTGACTTAGGTAACGGGGAAGTGATTCAtggtgaaaaagaagaagcagcGGAAACAAAGAGTCCATTGAAGGATGGTAAGTTGGCAGAATCTAGCTCAGCCAAAGAAGATaccaaagagaaaataaagtggAGGAAGTTGATCACATCAGCCTTGAAATCT AATCCTGATGGATTTCTGAAGATGAGGAAACTAAGGAAACTTGTTCTCAAGGCTCTACGGGAGTCTGGCATAACAGAAGATGAATCCAAACTCATTGACATGCTTGAGCACAAG ATCAATTCAAGCTCCAGATTCACCATAGAGAAGAGGTATGTCCATCTGGTGGCCAGAGATTGA
- the LOC109008928 gene encoding uncharacterized protein LOC109008928 isoform X2, with product MDQKATRNGLELVRSVSDKHLDLLRSSTRYISVVKGQVSDAVGREKGKYTLIRDLEESQLGIYDKPLPCFGCGIGWFSFLLGFVFPLLWYYGTILYFGNYYRRDPRERAGLAASAIAALACTVVLLVIAAILFF from the exons ATGGATCAAA AGGCTACCAGAAATGGCCTTGAGTTGGTGAGATCAGTCTCTGATAAGCATCTTGATCTTTTGAGGTCATCCACTCGATATATTTCAGTAGTGAAAG GGCAAGTATCCGATGCTGTGGGGCGTGAAAAGGGCAAGTATACCCTCATTCGAGATCTGGAAGAATCCCAATTAGGGATTTATGACAAGCCCCTTCCATGCTTTGGCTGTGGGATAGGATGGTTTTC ATTTCTTTTAGGTTTTGTGTTTCCACTTCTTTGGTACTATGGGACAATTCTCTATTTTGGAAATTACTACAGGAGGGATCCTAGGGAGCGAGCAGGACTAGCAGCCTCAGCAATTGct GCACTGGCTTGTACTGTAGTGTTGCTGGTCATAGCagctattcttttcttttag
- the LOC109008928 gene encoding uncharacterized protein LOC109008928 isoform X1 has protein sequence MDQTPLLAEATRNGLELVRSVSDKHLDLLRSSTRYISVVKGQVSDAVGREKGKYTLIRDLEESQLGIYDKPLPCFGCGIGWFSFLLGFVFPLLWYYGTILYFGNYYRRDPRERAGLAASAIAALACTVVLLVIAAILFF, from the exons ATGGATCAAA CACCACTTCTTGCAGAGGCTACCAGAAATGGCCTTGAGTTGGTGAGATCAGTCTCTGATAAGCATCTTGATCTTTTGAGGTCATCCACTCGATATATTTCAGTAGTGAAAG GGCAAGTATCCGATGCTGTGGGGCGTGAAAAGGGCAAGTATACCCTCATTCGAGATCTGGAAGAATCCCAATTAGGGATTTATGACAAGCCCCTTCCATGCTTTGGCTGTGGGATAGGATGGTTTTC ATTTCTTTTAGGTTTTGTGTTTCCACTTCTTTGGTACTATGGGACAATTCTCTATTTTGGAAATTACTACAGGAGGGATCCTAGGGAGCGAGCAGGACTAGCAGCCTCAGCAATTGct GCACTGGCTTGTACTGTAGTGTTGCTGGTCATAGCagctattcttttcttttag
- the LOC109008928 gene encoding uncharacterized protein LOC109008928 isoform X3, with amino-acid sequence MDQTPLLAEATRNGLELVRSVSDKHLDLLRSSTRYISVVKGQVSDAVGREKGKYTLIRDLEESQLGIYDKPLPCFGCGIGWFSRDPRERAGLAASAIAALACTVVLLVIAAILFF; translated from the exons ATGGATCAAA CACCACTTCTTGCAGAGGCTACCAGAAATGGCCTTGAGTTGGTGAGATCAGTCTCTGATAAGCATCTTGATCTTTTGAGGTCATCCACTCGATATATTTCAGTAGTGAAAG GGCAAGTATCCGATGCTGTGGGGCGTGAAAAGGGCAAGTATACCCTCATTCGAGATCTGGAAGAATCCCAATTAGGGATTTATGACAAGCCCCTTCCATGCTTTGGCTGTGGGATAGGATGGTTTTC GAGGGATCCTAGGGAGCGAGCAGGACTAGCAGCCTCAGCAATTGct GCACTGGCTTGTACTGTAGTGTTGCTGGTCATAGCagctattcttttcttttag
- the LOC109008972 gene encoding pre-mRNA cleavage factor Im 25 kDa subunit 1 — protein MEDGLCSNGNVSESSGNDQSHRVIDIYPLSCYYFGSKEAAPFKDETLADRVQRMKSNYAAHGLRTSVEAVILVELFKHPHVLLLQVRNSIFKLPGGRLRPGESDIDGLRRKLSKKLSANGSGDETAWQVGECLGMWWRPDFETLLYPYLPPNVKRPKECTKLFLVRLPVSQKFIVPKTLKLLAVPLCQIHENHKTYGPIISGVPQLLSKFSFNIIES, from the exons ATGGAAGATGGACTCTGTTCGAATGGAAATGTCAGTGAAAGTAGCGGCAATGATCAGAGTCATCGTGTAATAGACATATACCCTCTGAGTTGCTACTACTTTGGATCTAAAGAAGCCGCTCCCTTCAAGGACGAGACCTTGGCCGATCGTGTTCAGAGGATGAAGTCCAA CTACGCTGCTCATGGGCTAAGGACTTCTGTGGAAGCTGTTATCCTG GTCGAGTTGTTCAAACATCCGCATGTGTTGCTGTTGCAAGTAAGAAATTCCATCTTTAAGCTTCCTGGTGGCCGCTTAAGACCAGGTGAATCAG ATATTGATGGATTGAGGCGTAAGCTGTCAAAAAAACTCTCTGCCAATGGAAGTGGTGATGAGACTGCATGGCAG GTGGGAGAATGCCTTGGGATGTGGTGGAGGCCTGATTTTGAAACATTACTATATCCATACCTGCCACCTAATGTAAAAAGGCCTAAG GAGTGCACCAAACTCTTTCTTGTGAGGCTACCAGTTAGTCAAAAGTTCATAGTACCAAAAACTCTAAAACTGCTTGCAGTTCCATTGTGCCAGATTCATGAAAATCACAAG ACATATGGACCTATTATATCAGGCGTGCCACAGCTGTTATCGAAATTTTCATTCAACATCATTGAATCTTAA